The Panicum virgatum strain AP13 chromosome 3N, P.virgatum_v5, whole genome shotgun sequence genome includes the window ATTGTGAACTCAAGTCTTCTACTGATCTTGCTTCAATTACAGGCATTGCAGATTCTGCGGATGAAGTATCATTCAATTCGTGTTCAAGCTTAACTGTCAAGGGTTGGTCAATACCGGACTCTGAAACAGACTGCACTAGTACTTCATCCATGCGGCACTTAAATAATGAGTTAACTTCACTGATGGAGTCAGCTTCAACGAGAAGTTTCTCggtattatattcttctgataAAGAACATAATAGCAATTCCTCACAACCTGCACCACATCAGCCATGGTTGAGTAAAATATTGTAAATACATTGTTTGAATAGCATTTGTAATAATCTGAAAATGACCCATATTACCTGCAGAAACTGAACTATTCGCTTCTGATGTGCTGGATATAGATTTTTGGATATAAAATGAATCTGTGCCATTGATGGACGCGGTACTTTCAGTGCCTTCCTTAATGCCATGATTTACTTCTAACACGCATACGTCTGAAATCGCTGCACTTAGTATTTTGATTTCATCACCAACATCTGGTTCCAGTGAGCCAAATAACTTGCGATTGTTCAATGCTGGCTCAGAATCGCTGTCTGAGTGATAGTCACCAGCATCTTTTTCACTGACTTCAGGCTTCTCTGGCTTTATGCCGTTGTGATGTCGCAGATAAGTAGACTGCCTTAAATACAAGTTGTCATGTTTTCTACGCTGTGTTGATAGAAAGCACGAGCGAGGAGTCCATGTTTCCTGCAAATGACTGTTACGGTCTACAATTTGGTCAAATGGAACATCAAATGGTTTTCTCCAGGGAAGTAGAACAGATGGTGCTGAATCAGGAATTTGTGGTAACTCTACTGTTTCCTCTGAAGACCTTGGTGTAGAAATGGAGGGAACTTGAACACGGAAGCGTGATGCCTCCTCCATTTTCTGAATTGCATCAGCGGCTTGCATGTCCATTAACTTCCTGTCAAGTTCAAACTTCAGAATATTCTTTGCTTTTCGCCGCTCCATCAAACCCTCCATGTTCCCATTGTTTTCCATATCTGAAGAGTTTGAATCTATAAAGTCCTTCCAGTTATTTTCGTTGTCTTTCTTCTCTTCTGCCCTATCTTCATCTGAGCTAAGGTCACCATCCTCCTCTAATTCATCTTCTTCATCTGATGAGGAATTCAGGTTGTCTCTAAAGGTTGAGGAAGGGTGATCAGTTTCGAAGTTTACAGGAGGGTTTAACTCATCAAGCATTGGAATAATGTCGGTTATTGATGCATCAGAAGAACTCTCGCTAAGATCAGATTCAGAATCAGAACGAGGTTCCTGCCTCATAACAGGTTGCCAACATGAGCTCATGAGTTCACCAAACTGGTACTGATTGTTCACTTCATAGTGACACCTTTCACTATTGGTTCTCTCAAAATGCTGGGGCTCAACCTTCTCACATGTTTCCTTGacatgctcttcttcttctctttccaCAATAACTTTATTCTTGGTAGGTTCAGAAGTTTCTGCAGAAAGAACAGTATCGGCTGACACAGATATCACATTCTCTTCATCACGATGAGTATTATGCACAAAGATGTTAGAAGTTCTTTCCTCGATGCAAGCAACTGGATTTTCAAAACTCCTTGCCGCATGGGTGACAGCAACATTCTGAACCTCCTCAACTGAACATTCAGTAACGGAGACTTTGGCTTCAGGGGGCGATTTTTTCAGGTTCTCCAATGTTTCCTCTCGAATCACCGGAGCACTTGGTTCACCATAACTCAATAGCGCTCCAAGAAGAAGTGCAGTTAACAGGAACACTGGAGAGGAAGACAGAAGGAAAATAAACAGAGAAGGGCAAGCTTTGTGTAGGAACAGCAACAAAACTCCAATGCTGAGTACTACAGGATAGTCACAAGCAGATCGATAGCCAAGTCTGACATAAGGATAGACTATTCTCTTGATTTGCAACATAAGATTGTTCGTATCAAATGACATTTTGGCCTCCTTGAATTCAGACCTGGGATACAAATATAACCTGGAAATGGAAAGGAGGAAGCAGATTAGTATAGTAGcagttggaaaaaaaaaagatgcagcATCTAAACTTGTGAAGGAAAATCAGCCACATGATGTGAGATGGTCAAGTCAGCATCATTAGAGTTACAGATCAAGAGAAATAGGAGAAGTGGCAACTATCTGGTCTTTCTAGTCGGAGATCATTTTATTTTTGCAGCCCTGCAGTCTAATAACCTTGAAAATAGATTGTGAAATGCTTGATCTCAAGGGTCTAACATTATGCGTGAACGAGGAAAGGAACCTTTAACAAGATGATCATGAAACTAAGAACGAGATGCTAAGATAAGAGAAGTGAAAGTTGAGAAAATTTGCAGATCAACTAAACTGTACTAGTATTATGCGGAACAAAATAATGCTGGATGAAGACATGAAGGA containing:
- the LOC120663468 gene encoding uncharacterized protein LOC120663468: MSFDTNNLMLQIKRIVYPYVRLGYRSACDYPVVLSIGVLLLFLHKACPSLFIFLLSSSPVFLLTALLLGALLSYGEPSAPVIREETLENLKKSPPEAKVSVTECSVEEVQNVAVTHAARSFENPVACIEERTSNIFVHNTHRDEENVISVSADTVLSAETSEPTKNKVIVEREEEEHVKETCEKVEPQHFERTNSERCHYEVNNQYQFGELMSSCWQPVMRQEPRSDSESDLSESSSDASITDIIPMLDELNPPVNFETDHPSSTFRDNLNSSSDEEDELEEDGDLSSDEDRAEEKKDNENNWKDFIDSNSSDMENNGNMEGLMERRKAKNILKFELDRKLMDMQAADAIQKMEEASRFRVQVPSISTPRSSEETVELPQIPDSAPSVLLPWRKPFDVPFDQIVDRNSHLQETWTPRSCFLSTQRRKHDNLYLRQSTYLRHHNGIKPEKPEVSEKDAGDYHSDSDSEPALNNRKLFGSLEPDVGDEIKILSAAISDVCVLEVNHGIKEGTESTASINGTDSFYIQKSISSTSEANSSVSAGCEELLLCSLSEEYNTEKLLVEADSISEVNSLFKCRMDEVLVQSVSESGIDQPLTVKLEHELNDTSSAESAMPVIEARSVEDLSSQFAQLNGEALVCAASDSSYDNEPIQERSSQPLPVENEHTPELPTKDGYSCSTLNTRVLHINSGCLDLSKNKLIKPVIP